In a single window of the Pontibacter russatus genome:
- a CDS encoding MarC family NAAT transporter produces the protein MEIILATFSALFSVVNPFGAMPVFLTLTQDDTPAQRNQQALKACLYMVGILVVFFLTGQYILNFFGIRIHDLRIAGGLMIMRAGFDLLTPGANKKKISTEVVEEGQQKEDISFTPLAMPMLSGPGSIAISIGLFTTTLSGLDMLLILVGIILLAAVTYLILRSSHQLTRYMGKAGLSALSRIMGFIVLSIGVNFIVSALTALFFTER, from the coding sequence ATGGAAATCATACTGGCCACTTTTTCCGCCCTGTTCTCCGTTGTAAACCCCTTTGGGGCCATGCCCGTGTTCCTGACCCTGACGCAGGACGACACCCCCGCCCAGCGAAACCAGCAGGCACTGAAAGCCTGTTTATATATGGTGGGCATCCTGGTGGTTTTCTTTTTGACGGGGCAGTATATCCTCAACTTCTTCGGCATCCGGATACACGACCTGCGCATCGCGGGCGGCCTCATGATCATGCGGGCGGGTTTCGATTTGCTGACGCCGGGCGCCAACAAGAAGAAGATCTCGACGGAGGTGGTGGAAGAGGGCCAGCAAAAGGAAGACATCTCCTTCACGCCGCTGGCCATGCCGATGCTTTCCGGGCCCGGCTCCATCGCCATCAGCATCGGCCTCTTCACCACCACCCTTTCCGGCCTCGACATGCTGCTCATCCTGGTGGGCATCATCCTGCTGGCCGCCGTGACTTACCTCATCCTGCGCTCTTCCCACCAACTCACCCGCTATATGGGCAAGGCGGGGCTGTCGGCGCTTTCGCGCATCATGGGCTTTATTGTACTGTCTATCGGCGTCAACTTCATCGTGTCGGCGCTGACGGCGCTGTTTTTCACGGAGAGGTGA
- the hemE gene encoding uroporphyrinogen decarboxylase: MQLKNDLLIRAARGEQVERTPVWLMRQAGRILPEYRAVRNSLSGFKELVETPELAAEVTIQPVDILDVDAAIIFSDILVVPEAMGCTYEMLESKGPIFPRTIRTEADLKTLRVADPYEHLHYVLDAIRVTKRGLNGRVPLIGFAGAPWTILAYMVEGSGSKTFSHARGMLYTNPKLAHQLLRMITDTTIAYLQAQVEAGANLIQVFDSWAGILSPAHYRAFALPYIADICNAIRNVPVTVFAKGAFFALEDFSELNCETIGLDWNMEISTARQQVGPNKTLQGNMDPCLLYSSFDTIQHETIKMLKAFGPQRHIANLGHGVYPDTDPEKVKCFVQTVKEYGEVRKSES, translated from the coding sequence ATGCAACTGAAGAACGATTTGCTTATTAGGGCTGCCCGGGGCGAGCAGGTGGAGCGCACCCCGGTATGGCTCATGCGCCAGGCGGGGCGTATTTTACCGGAGTACCGCGCGGTGCGCAACAGCCTGAGCGGCTTTAAGGAGCTGGTGGAGACGCCGGAGCTGGCCGCCGAGGTAACAATACAGCCGGTGGACATACTGGACGTGGACGCCGCCATTATTTTCTCAGACATCCTGGTGGTGCCCGAGGCCATGGGCTGCACCTACGAGATGCTGGAGAGCAAGGGCCCCATCTTCCCGAGAACCATCCGCACCGAGGCCGACCTGAAAACACTGCGCGTGGCCGACCCCTACGAGCACCTGCACTATGTGCTGGACGCGATTCGGGTAACGAAGCGGGGGCTGAACGGGCGCGTGCCGCTCATCGGGTTTGCCGGTGCCCCCTGGACCATCCTGGCCTATATGGTGGAAGGCAGCGGCTCCAAAACGTTCTCGCATGCGCGCGGCATGCTGTACACCAACCCGAAGCTGGCGCACCAGTTGCTCCGCATGATCACCGACACCACCATCGCTTACCTGCAGGCGCAGGTGGAGGCCGGCGCCAACCTGATTCAGGTGTTCGACTCCTGGGCGGGCATTCTTTCGCCGGCGCACTACCGTGCCTTCGCCCTGCCCTATATCGCCGACATCTGCAACGCTATCCGAAACGTGCCGGTAACAGTTTTTGCCAAAGGCGCCTTCTTCGCGCTGGAGGATTTCAGCGAGCTGAACTGCGAAACCATTGGCCTGGACTGGAACATGGAAATCAGCACCGCCCGCCAGCAGGTAGGCCCCAACAAAACACTGCAGGGCAACATGGACCCTTGCCTGCTCTACAGCTCCTTCGACACCATCCAGCACGAGACCATCAAGATGCTGAAGGCATTCGGGCCGCAGCGCCACATCGCCAACCTGGGCCACGGCGTGTACCCCGACACCGACCCCGAAAAAGTGAAATGCTTTGTGCAGACCGTGAAGGAATATGGGGAAGTCAGGAAGTCAGAAAGTTAG
- a CDS encoding TrkH family potassium uptake protein, producing the protein MTTETLNRILYGSKLTAYMIMRRSTYVLTLLAIGLLVYAHGVEEDPGDLHLLYHAIDAILSIFVLIYLLRILYAFERAKFLRRTWFEGILMGIIFLNEFSTYVLGFPLIYSVFEGIGIPLSVEFYRVAVSLYMLVLLTVELLETQVHLKTLRLRPSLTFLLSFIFLVLVGAGLFMLPKMTNAPGSMRFIDALFMSASASCVTGLAVVDPGTYFTFAGQVVLLLLIQLGGLGILTFATFFASLIRQGVGIKQHVAMHELLESESLYSTKGMLGKLVFLTLLIEGIGAASVFMTWGTEVEFPNLGSKIFFSVFHAVSAFCNAGFSLYPQGLYTEPVRHAYILHLVIATLIIFGGLGFPTIVDIFSRQNMRARLKAPWKNWRMQTRITIYMTAILLATGTIGFFLLEYFNTLSDKKPVEALITAFFQSVTTRTAGFNTVDISALTVPTMLLFIFLMFIGGSPGSTAGGIKTTTFMVILLAVVTTIRNKRNLEIGNRTIPHSVAYKAFSVFTFAAVLNLFFLFVLSISDGQFSIIQLALEQVSAIATVGLSTGITAGLSDVGKTVIILSMYLGRVGTLTLALALSTRTSSTAYKYPETHLAVG; encoded by the coding sequence ATGACTACCGAAACGCTTAACAGAATTTTATACGGCAGCAAGCTGACGGCCTACATGATCATGCGCCGCTCGACTTACGTGCTCACGCTGCTTGCCATTGGCCTGCTGGTTTACGCGCACGGGGTGGAGGAAGACCCCGGGGACCTGCATCTGTTGTACCATGCCATCGACGCCATCCTGTCCATCTTCGTGCTCATATACCTCCTGCGCATCCTGTACGCCTTCGAGCGGGCCAAGTTTCTAAGGCGCACCTGGTTCGAGGGGATTCTGATGGGAATTATCTTTCTTAACGAGTTCTCCACCTATGTGCTGGGCTTCCCGCTCATATATAGCGTTTTTGAAGGAATCGGCATCCCGCTCTCGGTGGAGTTTTACCGGGTGGCGGTGTCGCTGTACATGCTGGTGCTACTGACGGTGGAGTTGCTGGAAACGCAGGTGCACCTGAAGACGCTGCGGCTGCGCCCCTCCCTCACGTTCCTGCTCAGCTTTATCTTTCTGGTGCTGGTGGGCGCGGGGCTGTTCATGCTCCCTAAAATGACGAATGCGCCGGGCAGCATGCGCTTCATCGACGCGCTGTTCATGTCCGCCAGCGCCTCCTGCGTCACGGGCCTGGCCGTGGTGGACCCGGGCACTTACTTTACCTTTGCCGGACAGGTGGTGCTGCTGCTCCTGATTCAGTTAGGTGGGCTGGGCATCCTTACCTTTGCCACGTTCTTTGCCTCTCTCATCCGGCAGGGCGTCGGGATAAAGCAGCACGTGGCCATGCATGAACTGCTGGAGAGCGAATCGCTTTACTCCACCAAGGGCATGCTCGGAAAGCTCGTCTTTCTAACCCTCCTCATCGAGGGCATCGGGGCGGCGTCCGTGTTTATGACCTGGGGCACCGAAGTGGAATTTCCGAATCTGGGGAGCAAAATCTTCTTCTCTGTTTTTCACGCGGTGTCTGCTTTCTGCAACGCCGGGTTCTCGCTTTACCCGCAGGGCCTGTACACGGAGCCGGTACGGCACGCCTACATCCTGCACCTGGTGATTGCCACGCTGATCATATTCGGCGGCCTGGGCTTCCCGACCATTGTGGATATCTTCTCGCGGCAGAACATGCGCGCCCGCCTGAAGGCTCCCTGGAAAAACTGGCGGATGCAGACACGTATCACCATCTATATGACGGCCATCCTGCTGGCCACCGGCACCATTGGTTTCTTTCTGCTGGAATACTTCAACACGCTGTCGGACAAGAAGCCGGTCGAGGCGCTGATAACGGCCTTCTTCCAATCGGTGACCACGCGCACGGCTGGGTTTAACACCGTGGACATCTCGGCGCTGACGGTGCCCACCATGCTGCTTTTCATCTTCCTGATGTTTATCGGCGGCTCACCGGGCTCTACGGCGGGCGGTATCAAGACCACTACCTTTATGGTTATCCTGCTGGCCGTCGTCACAACCATACGCAACAAGCGGAATCTGGAGATCGGCAACCGCACCATTCCGCATTCTGTTGCCTACAAAGCTTTCTCGGTGTTCACGTTCGCGGCCGTCCTGAACCTGTTTTTCCTGTTCGTCCTCTCCATCTCCGACGGGCAGTTCAGCATCATCCAGCTGGCGCTGGAGCAGGTGTCGGCTATTGCCACGGTGGGGCTGAGCACCGGCATCACGGCGGGCCTTTCCGATGTAGGCAAAACCGTTATTATCCTGTCGATGTACCTGGGGAGGGTGGGTACGCTGACGCTGGCGCTGGCGCTGAGCACCCGCACTTCCTCCACCGCCTACAAGTACCCCGAAACGCACCTGGCCGTCGGGTAA
- a CDS encoding TrkH family potassium uptake protein: MNTESLNRFLYGSKLRAYALMRHTAYTLTGAALGLLIYAHGVEQDPMMLNKLYKAIDAILSIFVLIYLLRIVYAFERAKFLRRTWFEGILMGIIFLNEFSTYVLGFPLIYNLFESIGIPLSVEVYRIVVSLYMLVLLVIELLETKVHLKALQVKPAITFIVSFISLIAIGTGLFMLPKMTNAPDGMRFIDALFMATSASCITGLVVVDPGTYFTLSGQVLLLLLVQLGGLGVMTFATFFASLMRQGIGIKQHVALHEIMESESLFSTKGLLPKLILLTLSIEAVGASIIFFSWGPEVRFESVAGKIYFSVFHSVSGFCNAGFSLFPEGLYTAPVRFSYVLHLIIAALVILGGIGFPTMLDVFSPTAMRRRLGAPWRNWRLLSRVTIYTSAGLLAAGTLIFFLLEYYNSLSSLGFAEALVSAFFQSATTRSAGYSTVDVSSLSVSTLLVFLVLMFIGASPGSMGGGIKTTTFTIILLSVAATIRGRENVEIGNRSIPHSLSYKAFSVFTFAVVINVVFVILLSVTDAQFQIVHLVFEQVSAFATVGLSTGITAGLSDMGKLIIVISMYVGRVGTLTLALALSTRASTAAYKYPAAHLAVG; the protein is encoded by the coding sequence ATGAATACGGAGTCGCTTAACAGGTTTCTGTACGGTAGCAAGCTGCGGGCCTATGCCCTGATGCGGCACACCGCCTACACCCTCACCGGGGCCGCCCTGGGCCTGCTTATATATGCCCACGGGGTGGAGCAGGACCCCATGATGCTGAACAAGCTGTACAAGGCTATTGACGCCATCCTCTCCATCTTCGTGCTCATATACCTCCTGCGCATTGTGTACGCCTTCGAGCGGGCCAAGTTTCTGAGGCGCACCTGGTTCGAGGGGATTCTGATGGGAATTATCTTTCTTAACGAGTTCTCCACCTATGTGCTGGGCTTCCCGCTCATATATAACCTCTTCGAAAGTATCGGCATTCCGCTCTCGGTGGAGGTATACCGCATCGTGGTGTCGCTGTATATGCTGGTGTTGCTCGTCATCGAGCTGCTCGAAACAAAAGTCCACCTGAAGGCCCTGCAGGTAAAGCCCGCCATCACGTTCATCGTAAGCTTTATTTCCCTCATTGCCATCGGCACAGGGCTTTTCATGCTCCCCAAGATGACGAACGCGCCCGACGGCATGCGTTTTATCGACGCGCTTTTTATGGCCACCAGCGCCTCCTGCATCACGGGGCTGGTTGTGGTGGACCCCGGCACTTACTTTACCCTCTCGGGCCAGGTGCTGCTGCTGCTGCTCGTGCAGTTGGGCGGCCTGGGCGTGATGACCTTCGCCACGTTCTTTGCCTCGCTGATGCGGCAGGGCATCGGCATCAAGCAGCATGTGGCCCTGCACGAGATCATGGAGAGCGAGTCGCTCTTCTCCACCAAAGGCCTGTTGCCGAAGCTCATCCTCCTGACCCTGTCGATAGAGGCGGTGGGCGCCTCCATCATTTTTTTCAGCTGGGGCCCGGAGGTGCGTTTCGAAAGCGTGGCGGGGAAAATATACTTTTCTGTTTTCCACAGCGTGTCGGGCTTCTGCAATGCGGGTTTCTCGCTTTTTCCGGAGGGGCTATATACCGCCCCGGTCCGCTTCTCCTATGTGCTGCACCTGATTATCGCGGCGCTGGTGATACTGGGCGGCATCGGCTTCCCGACCATGCTGGACGTGTTCTCACCCACGGCCATGCGCCGGCGCCTGGGGGCGCCCTGGCGCAACTGGAGGCTGCTCTCGCGCGTCACCATCTACACCTCGGCTGGGTTGCTTGCCGCCGGCACCCTGATTTTTTTCCTGCTGGAGTATTACAACTCGCTTTCGAGCCTCGGGTTTGCGGAGGCGCTCGTATCCGCCTTCTTCCAGTCGGCCACTACCCGGTCGGCGGGCTACAGCACCGTAGACGTGTCCTCCCTCAGCGTGTCCACGCTGCTGGTGTTCCTTGTTCTGATGTTTATCGGAGCCTCGCCCGGCTCCATGGGCGGCGGTATCAAGACCACCACCTTCACCATCATCCTCCTGTCTGTAGCCGCAACTATAAGGGGGCGGGAAAACGTGGAGATCGGGAACCGCAGTATCCCGCATTCGCTGTCTTACAAGGCGTTTTCGGTGTTTACGTTCGCGGTGGTGATCAATGTTGTTTTCGTGATCCTGCTTTCTGTCACGGATGCACAGTTCCAGATCGTACACCTGGTGTTCGAGCAGGTGTCGGCTTTTGCCACGGTGGGGCTGAGCACCGGCATCACGGCGGGCCTGTCGGATATGGGGAAGCTGATAATAGTGATTTCAATGTATGTGGGAAGGGTGGGCACGCTGACGCTGGCGCTGGCCCTGAGCACGCGCGCCTCGACTGCGGCCTATAAATACCCGGCTGCGCACCTGGCCGTCGGGTAA
- a CDS encoding bifunctional heptose 7-phosphate kinase/heptose 1-phosphate adenyltransferase codes for MTQITSLEGLFEAFNRLTVLVVGDVMIDSYLWGKSTRISPEAPVPIVNVVKREKRLGGAANVALNVEAMGATALLCSAIGDDADGADYLRLMEEKGLSTEGILQSPERVTTIKHRILAGAQQLLRVDAEIEHNLTEQEERRLEERFLKLLDKADVVIFEDYDKGVFSEQNIRRFLQLANARGIPSVVDPKKKNFLSYIGCTLFKPNLKELKEGLKVEFADENLPAFEAAVADLQKRLQVRRVLVTLSERGVFVADGKDKTYIAAHRRAISDVSGAGDTVISIAALCMALRTSKELMAGLSNLGGGLVCEQVGVVPVNKARLLEEARQVRLFQKDEYGVA; via the coding sequence ATGACGCAAATTACAAGTTTAGAGGGCCTCTTTGAGGCCTTCAACAGACTTACTGTGCTGGTGGTGGGAGATGTGATGATTGATTCGTACCTCTGGGGAAAGTCAACGCGCATCTCTCCCGAGGCACCCGTACCCATTGTAAATGTAGTAAAGCGGGAGAAACGCCTGGGCGGCGCCGCCAACGTGGCCCTGAACGTGGAGGCCATGGGCGCCACGGCCCTGCTGTGCTCCGCTATCGGCGATGATGCCGACGGGGCCGACTACCTGCGCCTGATGGAGGAGAAAGGCCTTTCCACCGAAGGCATCCTGCAAAGTCCGGAGCGGGTGACGACCATCAAGCACCGCATCCTGGCCGGGGCGCAGCAGTTGCTGCGCGTCGACGCCGAGATAGAGCACAACCTGACGGAGCAGGAAGAGCGCCGCCTGGAGGAGCGTTTCCTGAAGCTGCTGGACAAGGCCGATGTGGTGATTTTTGAGGATTACGACAAAGGTGTATTCTCGGAACAGAACATCCGCCGCTTCCTGCAACTGGCCAACGCGCGCGGCATCCCCAGCGTGGTAGACCCCAAGAAAAAGAATTTCCTCAGCTATATAGGCTGCACCCTGTTCAAACCCAACCTGAAGGAGCTGAAGGAGGGCCTGAAGGTGGAGTTTGCCGATGAGAACCTGCCCGCCTTTGAAGCGGCCGTGGCCGATTTGCAAAAGCGCCTGCAGGTGCGGCGGGTGCTGGTGACGCTGTCGGAGCGGGGCGTGTTTGTGGCCGACGGAAAAGATAAAACCTATATAGCCGCCCACCGCCGTGCCATCTCCGACGTGTCTGGCGCCGGCGACACCGTGATCAGCATCGCGGCGCTGTGCATGGCCCTGCGCACCTCCAAAGAGCTGATGGCCGGCCTCAGCAACCTGGGCGGCGGGCTGGTTTGCGAGCAGGTGGGGGTGGTGCCCGTAAACAAAGCCAGGCTTTTAGAAGAGGCCCGGCAGGTGAGGTTGTTCCAGAAGGATGAATACGGAGTCGCTTAA
- a CDS encoding pyridoxal phosphate-dependent aminotransferase: protein MQNTEEVRSALSDRILALSESQTIAMAKKARELAAQGHDVINLSFGEPDFQTPQYIKDAAKKAIDDGFTFYTPVPGYPELRQEIVNKFKRDNNLDYKPENIVVSTGAKQSIANAVLCLTNPGDEVIIFSPYWVSYEEIVKLAEGVPVPVMGRLENDYKVTAEQLEEAITSDTKLVMYSSPSNPTGAVWDEDELRAIAKVLEKHPQVYVIADEIYEYINFEGKHFSLASVDAIKDRVVTVNGFSKGYAMTGWRVGYMAANKEIASACDKLQSQITSGTCSISQKAAAAALKGGSASSLEMTEAYRRRRDLVLGLMNEIEGLGTYVPKGAFYIFPDVSHYFGKRAGDKTIENSEDLAMFLLADAHVATVGGEAFGAPQCIRFSFAASDEQLTEAMRRIKSSLAKLQ, encoded by the coding sequence ATGCAAAACACAGAGGAAGTAAGATCAGCACTGTCAGACAGAATCTTAGCCTTGTCTGAGTCACAAACCATCGCCATGGCCAAAAAGGCGCGCGAACTGGCTGCGCAGGGGCACGATGTCATCAACCTGAGCTTTGGCGAGCCTGATTTCCAGACGCCGCAGTATATAAAAGACGCCGCCAAAAAGGCCATCGACGACGGGTTCACCTTCTACACGCCGGTGCCGGGCTACCCGGAACTGCGCCAGGAAATCGTGAACAAATTCAAGCGCGACAACAACCTGGACTACAAGCCGGAGAACATCGTGGTGTCTACGGGAGCGAAGCAGAGCATTGCCAACGCCGTGCTGTGCCTCACCAACCCCGGCGACGAGGTGATCATTTTCTCGCCTTACTGGGTGTCGTACGAGGAGATTGTGAAGCTGGCCGAAGGGGTGCCGGTGCCGGTGATGGGCCGCTTGGAGAACGACTACAAGGTAACAGCGGAGCAACTGGAGGAAGCCATCACCTCCGACACCAAACTGGTAATGTATTCTTCGCCCAGCAACCCCACCGGCGCGGTATGGGACGAGGACGAACTGCGCGCCATCGCCAAAGTGCTGGAGAAGCATCCGCAGGTGTACGTGATCGCCGACGAGATATACGAGTACATCAACTTCGAGGGCAAGCATTTCAGCCTGGCCAGCGTCGACGCCATCAAAGACCGCGTGGTGACGGTGAACGGCTTCTCGAAAGGCTATGCCATGACGGGCTGGCGCGTAGGCTATATGGCCGCCAACAAGGAGATTGCCTCCGCCTGCGACAAACTGCAGAGCCAGATTACGTCCGGCACCTGCTCCATCTCGCAGAAGGCAGCCGCCGCAGCGCTCAAGGGCGGCAGCGCGTCCTCGCTGGAAATGACCGAGGCTTACCGCCGCCGCCGTGACCTGGTGCTGGGCCTGATGAACGAGATAGAAGGCCTCGGGACCTATGTGCCGAAAGGCGCGTTTTATATCTTCCCGGATGTGAGCCACTACTTCGGCAAGCGCGCCGGCGACAAAACCATAGAGAACTCGGAGGACCTGGCCATGTTCCTGCTGGCCGACGCGCACGTGGCGACAGTGGGCGGAGAGGCGTTCGGGGCACCGCAGTGCATCCGTTTCTCTTTTGCCGCCTCCGACGAACAACTGACCGAGGCGATGCGCCGCATCAAGAGCAGCCTTGCAAAACTGCAGTAA
- a CDS encoding PorP/SprF family type IX secretion system membrane protein: MSRTLALVFLILVPLLGFAQQKPQHSQYMINNFLLNPAIAGIEDYTDIRLSARNQWVGVEGAPSTYYLSAHSRLAKKNIAASPGSVETRTPGFAAEREKRSIHRTERYKPRHGAGLILLHDKLGPFERTEANFSYAYHTPLTENLKAAAGVSAGLTQMKVAGSSLSFVDPNDAAGTDRSTWRPNLSGGLWLYSSRFYAGASAAEVLGNAVAFSGDAGEARIHYFFTGAYKVAASGKLAFIPSVMVKWLRPLPVSVDYNLRALYKNRIWAGVSYRQHDSVVFLAGLTLNHIYELGYAYDTGVSSMGASSHEVVLGVRLYNKRRILSPSNLW; encoded by the coding sequence ATGAGCAGAACCTTAGCCCTTGTTTTTTTGATTCTCGTGCCCCTGCTGGGTTTTGCACAGCAGAAGCCACAGCACAGCCAGTACATGATAAACAACTTCCTCCTCAACCCGGCCATTGCGGGCATCGAGGATTACACGGACATCAGACTGAGTGCGCGCAACCAATGGGTGGGGGTGGAAGGAGCGCCGAGCACCTATTACCTCAGCGCACATTCCAGACTAGCAAAGAAAAACATCGCCGCAAGCCCCGGCTCTGTGGAAACAAGGACCCCGGGCTTTGCCGCAGAGCGGGAAAAGCGCAGCATCCACCGCACCGAACGCTACAAGCCCCGCCACGGCGCAGGGCTCATCCTGCTGCACGACAAACTGGGGCCGTTCGAGCGGACGGAGGCCAACTTCTCCTACGCTTACCACACCCCCCTTACCGAAAACCTGAAGGCGGCGGCGGGGGTGTCAGCCGGGCTGACGCAAATGAAAGTGGCGGGCAGCTCTTTGTCTTTCGTGGACCCGAATGATGCCGCCGGAACAGACAGAAGCACCTGGCGGCCTAACCTGTCGGGCGGGCTGTGGCTGTACTCGAGCAGGTTCTATGCGGGCGCTTCCGCCGCCGAGGTGCTGGGGAATGCCGTTGCCTTCAGCGGCGATGCGGGGGAGGCGCGCATCCACTACTTTTTTACGGGAGCCTACAAAGTCGCCGCCTCCGGAAAACTGGCGTTTATCCCCTCGGTGATGGTGAAATGGCTGCGCCCGCTGCCCGTGTCTGTGGATTACAACCTCCGGGCCTTATATAAAAACCGCATCTGGGCAGGCGTCTCGTACCGGCAGCACGACAGCGTCGTCTTTCTGGCGGGCCTCACCCTGAACCATATATATGAGCTGGGCTACGCCTACGACACCGGCGTGAGTTCCATGGGTGCCTCCAGCCATGAGGTGGTGCTGGGCGTGCGGCTATATAACAAACGCAGAATCCTCAGCCCTTCTAATTTGTGGTAG
- a CDS encoding lectin-like domain-containing protein, translating to MNAPLPPKAKFPAFTRTILTAIWGCLLVALFTPLATQAQFVTRGDAVKLSEQCYKITEDRMNRYGSIWSEKKLDLSKPVELEFIIYMGTKDREGADGIAFLMHNDPRGLTATGAIGGGLGYGDPSGIRPSVAMEFDTWHNMDDPADIAADHTALVYNGNIRQPVVRAMPIDPNSPDIENNQCHTYKIAWDPETQLLQLYFDGELRISHTDDIIKNVFRGTKEVYYGFTGSTGGSSNEQTICVLGEAGVPVANDDMVEAAPGKPIEVAVLANDTHTGGAALTLTRIVSQTGKGVAEIVGDKIIYTPDAWVAEADNVVTYEVSDAGSGQCYAKTATAKLHIRVRCQLPLDPVEITVEGAITFCEGESVRLSVPGLAGPVYTWKRNGIPVGENNPELVASVSGNYTIEVSTVCGTVTADAVAVKANPTPAPPIVPDVERCGPGTITLKATGGNESEYRWYTAASGAPPLEDATGSRYITPELTATATYYVSVVRDGCESSRVPVRAVVETVPELAPFAEVIVDEGESVEIQSAPGGASYIWTPASGLSNTTVANPVAQPAQTTTYTVTVTTAGGCRVTGQVKVIMRKELVIPNAFSPNGDGVNETWEIATLEGYPDARVEVFDRWGSRLFERTGYIREWNGTLHGKALPQSTYFYVITLSGGRKLTGSVSIVH from the coding sequence ATGAATGCTCCGCTACCGCCCAAAGCGAAATTCCCTGCTTTTACCCGAACGATTCTCACAGCTATATGGGGCTGCCTTCTTGTCGCGCTTTTCACTCCTTTGGCTACTCAGGCGCAGTTTGTAACCCGTGGCGATGCCGTGAAGCTTTCGGAGCAGTGCTACAAGATCACGGAGGATCGGATGAACCGTTACGGATCTATTTGGTCAGAAAAGAAACTGGATTTGTCGAAGCCGGTGGAGCTGGAGTTCATCATCTATATGGGCACCAAAGACAGGGAAGGGGCCGATGGAATTGCTTTTCTGATGCATAACGACCCACGGGGACTGACGGCCACAGGAGCCATAGGAGGAGGCTTGGGCTATGGCGACCCCAGTGGAATCCGTCCGTCTGTCGCGATGGAATTTGATACCTGGCACAACATGGACGACCCCGCCGACATTGCCGCAGACCACACGGCCCTGGTATACAACGGCAACATCCGGCAGCCTGTGGTCCGCGCCATGCCAATCGACCCGAACAGCCCTGACATCGAGAACAACCAGTGCCATACCTACAAAATCGCCTGGGACCCCGAAACCCAGTTGCTGCAATTGTACTTCGACGGAGAACTCCGCATCAGCCACACCGACGATATTATCAAAAACGTGTTCAGGGGAACGAAGGAAGTCTATTATGGCTTTACAGGCTCCACCGGGGGGAGCTCCAACGAGCAGACCATCTGCGTGCTGGGCGAAGCCGGTGTGCCCGTGGCGAACGATGATATGGTGGAGGCAGCACCCGGCAAGCCCATAGAAGTGGCCGTGCTGGCCAACGACACCCACACAGGAGGCGCCGCCCTCACCCTCACGCGCATCGTCAGCCAGACAGGGAAAGGCGTGGCGGAGATTGTGGGAGACAAAATCATATATACCCCCGATGCCTGGGTGGCGGAAGCCGATAATGTGGTGACGTACGAGGTAAGCGACGCCGGCTCCGGCCAGTGCTATGCCAAAACCGCCACAGCCAAACTGCACATCCGGGTGAGGTGCCAACTCCCGCTTGACCCGGTGGAAATAACCGTTGAAGGGGCCATCACTTTCTGCGAGGGGGAAAGCGTGCGGTTGTCGGTGCCGGGGCTGGCCGGGCCTGTATATACCTGGAAGCGGAACGGCATCCCGGTCGGGGAGAACAATCCGGAACTGGTCGCCTCAGTCTCGGGCAATTATACCATAGAGGTGTCCACCGTTTGCGGCACCGTCACAGCAGACGCAGTGGCCGTGAAGGCCAATCCCACACCGGCACCGCCCATTGTGCCTGACGTGGAACGGTGCGGCCCCGGCACGATTACGTTAAAGGCAACCGGGGGCAACGAGAGCGAATACCGGTGGTATACAGCGGCTTCTGGTGCCCCGCCCCTGGAGGATGCCACCGGCAGCCGATATATAACCCCCGAACTCACTGCCACGGCCACCTATTATGTGTCGGTGGTGCGGGATGGCTGCGAGAGCAGCCGCGTGCCGGTGCGTGCCGTGGTGGAGACGGTACCGGAGCTGGCGCCTTTTGCAGAAGTGATTGTGGACGAGGGCGAAAGTGTAGAAATTCAAAGTGCGCCCGGCGGGGCAAGCTATATATGGACGCCCGCCTCGGGACTCAGCAATACCACTGTAGCCAACCCGGTGGCGCAGCCCGCTCAAACCACTACCTACACCGTGACCGTAACCACCGCGGGCGGCTGCCGGGTCACCGGCCAGGTGAAAGTGATCATGCGGAAAGAGCTGGTGATTCCGAATGCTTTTTCCCCCAATGGCGACGGCGTGAACGAGACATGGGAAATCGCCACGCTGGAGGGCTACCCCGACGCGCGCGTCGAGGTTTTTGACCGGTGGGGGAGCAGGCTCTTTGAAAGGACCGGCTATATAAGAGAATGGAACGGCACCCTGCACGGGAAAGCGCTGCCGCAGAGCACCTACTTTTATGTGATCACGTTAAGTGGAGGGCGCAAACTTACCGGATCTGTCAGCATCGTGCATTAA